In one Alphaproteobacteria bacterium SS10 genomic region, the following are encoded:
- the trmFO gene encoding methylenetetrahydrofolate--tRNA-(uracil(54)-C(5))-methyltransferase (FADH(2)-oxidizing) TrmFO, translated as MSKQPIHIIGGGLAGSEAAWQLAQAGVPVTIHEMRPVRKTDAHQTEGLAELVCSNSFRSDDAEFNAVGLLHEEMRQLGSLIMRCGDEHKVPAGGALAVDRDAFSDAVTKELEEHPLISIEREVIDGLPPEDWESVIIATGPLTASGLATAIRELSGEDALAFFDAIAPIIHTDTIDFDKAWYQSRYDKPGPGGTGKDYINCAMDEAEYAQFLNALMEAPKTEFKEWEANTPYFEACLPIEVMASRGPETLRFGPMKPVGLTNPHKPEKSHAVVQLRQDNKLGTLYNMVGFQTKLKYGAQKDVFSLIPGLENAEFARLGGIHRNTFINSPKLLDSRLRMKAMPRLRFAGQITGCEGYVESASVGLMAGRMAAAEYLERDFVLPPQTTALGALLHHITGGAEEETFQPMNINFGLFPPPPKPVAEPGKRPKKLKGKDRKKALTDRAKQDLASWASEHLSEPLIAAE; from the coding sequence ATGAGCAAACAACCAATCCACATAATCGGCGGCGGCCTTGCAGGTTCTGAGGCTGCCTGGCAGCTGGCACAGGCTGGCGTGCCGGTCACCATCCATGAGATGCGCCCGGTTAGGAAAACCGACGCCCACCAGACTGAAGGCTTGGCCGAACTGGTTTGTTCAAACTCCTTCCGTTCTGATGATGCGGAGTTCAACGCGGTTGGCCTGCTGCATGAGGAAATGCGCCAACTGGGCTCGCTGATCATGCGCTGCGGCGATGAGCATAAGGTACCGGCTGGTGGCGCGCTTGCTGTAGACCGGGATGCTTTCTCAGACGCCGTTACCAAGGAACTTGAGGAACATCCCCTTATCTCAATTGAGCGGGAGGTTATTGATGGCCTGCCGCCAGAAGATTGGGAGAGTGTGATTATCGCGACTGGTCCCCTCACCGCCTCTGGTTTGGCCACGGCCATTCGTGAGCTAAGTGGTGAGGATGCCCTAGCATTCTTCGATGCCATTGCACCGATCATTCACACCGACACAATCGACTTCGATAAGGCCTGGTACCAATCCCGATATGACAAGCCAGGCCCTGGTGGCACCGGCAAAGACTACATCAACTGCGCGATGGATGAGGCCGAATATGCCCAATTCCTCAATGCGTTGATGGAGGCCCCTAAGACTGAGTTCAAAGAATGGGAAGCCAATACGCCGTACTTTGAGGCATGCCTGCCGATTGAAGTCATGGCCTCTCGCGGACCAGAAACCCTTCGCTTCGGCCCGATGAAGCCCGTTGGCCTGACCAACCCGCACAAGCCTGAGAAGTCCCACGCGGTTGTGCAGCTGCGCCAGGACAATAAGCTTGGCACGCTCTACAACATGGTCGGGTTCCAGACGAAACTGAAATACGGCGCCCAAAAGGATGTTTTCAGCCTGATCCCAGGGCTAGAGAACGCAGAATTCGCCCGACTTGGCGGCATTCACCGTAATACCTTCATCAATAGCCCCAAACTGCTGGATAGCCGCCTACGCATGAAAGCAATGCCACGGCTTCGCTTTGCCGGACAGATTACCGGCTGTGAAGGGTATGTGGAGAGTGCATCGGTTGGCCTGATGGCCGGCCGCATGGCCGCGGCTGAGTATCTGGAGCGGGATTTTGTCCTGCCGCCACAGACGACAGCCCTTGGCGCCCTGCTCCACCACATCACCGGTGGTGCTGAGGAAGAAACCTTCCAGCCGATGAACATCAATTTTGGCCTGTTCCCACCACCACCAAAGCCGGTGGCAGAGCCGGGCAAAAGGCCGAAGAAGCTGAAAGGCAAAGATCGGAAGAAGGCACTGACAGATCGAGCAAAACAAGATCTAGCTAGCTGGGCGTCCGAGCACTTAAGTGAGCCGTTAATCGCCGCCGAGTGA
- a CDS encoding DUF3179 domain-containing protein yields MANRKKYGLLADKKSLLALTACLAISPIMANAADAPPRSNSNQPVVSAGSDAGEPEMNGDRPVFYRPLRTSPDFRHPPGYGSVPRKAVAPTPLAKPLPPEFGYANIVTFEDVTPLDELDAIGLRLVSVALDEPVLAAESLRQIDLRGEIALVPPLIHAMQFSRLPEAEIARVLRRLTNENLGRTWFQWAQWLEANPELILSPSLAAAVTTMWSSVDGKYRAVLPAERAATVSKASIFWDGSRVDAIPSQNTPRAVPPNEAFGYEPNDLVIGVTVNGQHRAYSHAQLLLNPIINDELGGHAITVAFEPYCGFPVAFDRGLAGQPAIGPMEWSGLVYRSSRLLYDPSNDHRLWDTCTGRAITKWAATLRQAPATVTSWSAWRGAYKTTTAMSTGNAPKASRESLEAQDEYIGSGGLIYPVHLNHPELPAKERMLLLQMGEEDHAIRLGDFKNRSVINHRFNGQGVVIVVENPINCTIRVYERPEGQLFGPSEFVDRVYGSGGGVWRATEEALIGPDGERLARIPGRGLFWFTVDGFNPMTETKADQSASLPN; encoded by the coding sequence ATGGCTAACCGTAAGAAGTACGGGTTACTGGCTGATAAAAAATCACTTCTGGCACTCACAGCCTGCCTTGCTATCAGCCCTATAATGGCCAATGCCGCCGATGCACCGCCCCGCTCAAACAGCAATCAGCCGGTGGTGTCCGCCGGATCAGATGCTGGTGAGCCCGAGATGAATGGTGATCGTCCAGTTTTCTATCGGCCACTTCGCACGTCACCTGACTTCCGCCATCCTCCTGGCTATGGAAGCGTCCCACGGAAAGCGGTGGCTCCGACCCCATTGGCCAAACCACTTCCGCCAGAGTTCGGCTATGCGAATATCGTGACATTCGAGGATGTTACGCCGCTTGATGAATTGGATGCGATTGGTCTTCGCCTTGTTTCGGTTGCACTTGATGAACCAGTCTTGGCCGCTGAGTCCCTAAGGCAAATCGATCTCCGTGGTGAGATCGCACTGGTGCCACCACTTATCCATGCCATGCAGTTCTCACGCCTGCCGGAAGCTGAGATCGCGAGGGTTCTGCGCCGGTTGACCAATGAGAACCTTGGCCGGACTTGGTTTCAATGGGCCCAATGGCTTGAAGCCAACCCCGAGTTGATCCTAAGCCCTAGCTTGGCAGCCGCGGTTACCACGATGTGGTCGAGTGTGGACGGAAAGTACCGTGCTGTTTTGCCTGCAGAGCGTGCCGCAACCGTCTCTAAGGCTTCGATTTTTTGGGATGGAAGCCGTGTTGATGCCATCCCCTCCCAGAATACGCCGAGGGCCGTCCCGCCAAATGAGGCGTTTGGTTATGAGCCGAATGATTTGGTCATTGGCGTCACAGTGAATGGTCAACATCGGGCCTATTCCCATGCCCAGCTACTGCTGAATCCAATCATTAATGATGAATTGGGCGGTCACGCTATCACCGTCGCGTTCGAGCCCTATTGCGGCTTCCCCGTTGCATTCGACAGGGGCCTTGCCGGTCAGCCTGCAATCGGGCCTATGGAGTGGTCTGGCCTGGTCTACCGTTCATCACGCCTGCTGTATGATCCAAGCAATGATCATCGCCTTTGGGACACCTGTACAGGACGTGCAATCACCAAATGGGCTGCAACGTTGAGACAGGCACCCGCAACCGTTACCAGCTGGAGCGCGTGGCGCGGTGCGTACAAGACCACAACGGCAATGAGCACAGGCAATGCCCCTAAGGCTAGCCGTGAGAGCCTCGAAGCGCAGGATGAGTACATCGGATCAGGTGGTTTGATCTATCCAGTTCATCTCAACCATCCTGAGCTGCCTGCGAAAGAGCGTATGCTGCTGCTGCAGATGGGTGAGGAAGATCACGCAATCCGCCTCGGTGACTTCAAGAACAGGTCTGTGATAAATCACAGATTTAATGGCCAAGGCGTTGTGATCGTTGTTGAAAACCCGATTAACTGCACCATCCGTGTCTATGAGCGACCAGAGGGCCAACTATTTGGTCCCAGTGAGTTCGTGGATCGGGTCTATGGATCCGGTGGTGGTGTCTGGAGGGCAACTGAGGAGGCCCTGATCGGACCTGATGGTGAGCGCCTTGCCAGGATCCCGGGTCGTGGCCTGTTCTGGTTTACCGTCGATGGCTTTAACCCCATGACAGAAACCAAAGCAGATCAAAGCGCTAGCCTGCCTAACTAA
- a CDS encoding diguanylate cyclase produces MAEAQSNIAAQLPELLRELRYYNETVDYVVFFDDETAAASLATEPEWIDDLVALLEPEAEAGALAETKKQISNLQRAGKKAIKTRSTEGYMPEEAYRELMAKREDLFEAITEASPARAGGLANQVVHEYRAFCEEVIINYFFAPSDTKLSTDHDLARDKLVRWLDELPISLKEKIGVQQIMAADEDLYRTARMRIQERTAGRVPNDATYENLATIRERLLDRLIELQIVVSEHSVTADNPLVIGGRRRLEADLHSEMARYVRHEDQMFTLVICVIDKIKAMHAKLGQEVTDSIVRQVAAGLIETLRPYDKVYTAGGGKLAMLLPNSAASGGFEAARRCQKALLEHRFSLPSGRNIQVTATFGVSESRPGENWQGLYDAAYKALTAAKSRGNNQCCARIDEDLVFDDEKA; encoded by the coding sequence ATGGCCGAGGCCCAAAGCAACATTGCCGCCCAGCTTCCAGAGCTGTTGCGCGAACTTCGCTATTACAACGAAACCGTTGATTACGTTGTCTTCTTTGATGATGAGACCGCGGCCGCCAGTCTCGCGACTGAGCCTGAATGGATCGATGATCTTGTAGCGCTGCTTGAGCCAGAGGCCGAGGCCGGCGCGCTTGCCGAGACCAAGAAACAGATCAGCAACCTGCAACGCGCTGGCAAAAAGGCAATCAAAACCCGCTCTACCGAAGGCTATATGCCGGAAGAGGCTTACCGAGAGCTGATGGCCAAGCGGGAAGACCTGTTCGAGGCGATCACCGAAGCGAGCCCTGCCCGCGCCGGTGGCCTAGCCAACCAGGTTGTTCACGAGTACCGCGCCTTCTGTGAAGAGGTCATCATCAACTACTTCTTCGCGCCGAGCGATACCAAGCTCAGCACGGACCATGATCTGGCTCGCGATAAGCTAGTCCGTTGGCTGGATGAGTTGCCTATTTCGCTTAAAGAAAAGATCGGCGTCCAACAGATCATGGCGGCAGATGAAGATCTGTACCGCACAGCCCGGATGCGCATCCAAGAACGCACCGCTGGTCGCGTCCCGAATGACGCCACCTATGAGAACCTCGCGACCATTCGCGAACGGCTGCTTGATCGCCTGATCGAACTGCAGATCGTGGTCAGTGAGCACAGCGTGACCGCTGATAATCCGCTGGTCATTGGTGGCCGCCGACGATTGGAAGCTGACCTCCACTCAGAGATGGCTCGCTATGTTCGCCATGAAGATCAAATGTTTACGCTGGTTATCTGTGTCATCGACAAGATTAAAGCGATGCACGCAAAACTTGGCCAAGAGGTCACAGACAGCATTGTGCGGCAAGTGGCTGCTGGGTTGATTGAGACCCTGCGCCCCTATGACAAGGTGTACACGGCCGGTGGTGGTAAGCTCGCTATGCTACTGCCCAACTCTGCCGCTTCTGGCGGGTTTGAGGCAGCACGACGCTGTCAGAAAGCCCTATTAGAACATCGTTTCTCGCTTCCCTCCGGCCGGAACATCCAGGTTACCGCCACCTTTGGGGTTTCCGAAAGTAGACCCGGGGAGAATTGGCAGGGTCTGTATGACGCTGCCTATAAAGCGCTGACCGCCGCTAAGTCTCGCGGCAACAATCAATGCTGCGCTCGCATTGATGAAGATCTGGTCTTTGACGACGAAAAAGCTTGA
- the uvrA gene encoding excinuclease ABC subunit UvrA: MLKTISVRGAREHNLKSVDVDLPRDSLVVITGLSGSGKSSLAFDTIYAEGQRRYVESLSAYARQFLELMQKPDMDSIEGLSPAISIEQKTTSRNPRSTVGTVTEIYDYMRLLWARIGVPYSPATGKPIESQTVSQMVDRMIAMGDGRRLYILAPLVRGRKGEYRKEIKELQQKGYQRVRIDGEIYEIDETPELNKKIKHDIEVVVDRLVIREDMGNRLADSVETALGLSDGLVYALDADDGEITIFSAKFACPVSGFTIDEIEPRLFSFNSPHGACPTCDGLGTKLYFDPELIVPDDRLSLREGAIAPWSGSSSQYYQQTLQSLAKHYKVSMNKPFSELKDAAKQAILYGSGEEEITFEYDDGLRSYKTAKPFEGLIPHLARRYAETDSSWTRDDLGKYQNTSACEACNGYRLKPEALAVKIDGEHIGQVTERSIAQAGEWFEALPGKLTDKQNSIAERILKEINERLGFLNAVGLGYLSLSRMAGTLSGGESQRIRLASQIGSGLTGVLYVLDEPSIGLHQRDNDRLLATLRRLRDLGNTVIVVEHDEDAIRTADYLVDMGPGAGVHGGTVVAAGKPPVIMQAPNSLTGQYLTGKKVIEVPPKRRKAKKGKELKVKNATSNNLKGVDATIPLGTLTCVTGVSGGGKSSLIIDTLYKSLARRLMGAKAQPGKHDEIQGVELLDKVIDIDQSPIGRTPRSNPATYTGAFTPIRDWFAGLPEAKARGYGPGRFSFNVKGGRCEACQGDGVIKIEMHFLPDVYVTCDSCNGQRYNRETLEIKFKDKNIAEILDMTVEEGVEFFKAVPAIRDKLEMLDRVGLGYVKIGQQAITLSGGEAQRVKLAKELARRATGRTLYILDEPTTGLHFEDVRKLLEVLHTLVDQGNTVLVIEHNLEVIKTADWVIDLGPEGGDGGGQIVANGTPEDVAKTAGSYTGEYLRPYLEPKGKSGGEQKKTA, from the coding sequence ATGCTCAAAACAATCTCGGTTCGCGGTGCGCGCGAACACAACCTGAAAAGCGTTGATGTCGACCTGCCTCGCGACAGCCTGGTGGTGATCACTGGCCTGTCTGGATCGGGGAAATCATCCCTGGCCTTCGACACCATCTATGCCGAGGGTCAGCGCCGCTATGTGGAAAGCCTATCTGCCTATGCAAGGCAGTTTCTAGAGCTGATGCAGAAACCGGATATGGACAGCATTGAAGGGCTGTCCCCGGCAATTTCGATTGAGCAGAAAACCACCAGCCGAAACCCGCGCTCAACCGTCGGCACGGTTACCGAGATCTACGACTATATGCGCCTGCTTTGGGCGCGGATTGGGGTTCCCTACTCCCCAGCTACTGGCAAGCCGATTGAAAGCCAGACCGTAAGCCAGATGGTGGATCGAATGATCGCCATGGGTGATGGTCGGCGCCTCTATATCCTGGCGCCTCTGGTGCGCGGCCGTAAAGGCGAATACCGGAAAGAAATCAAAGAGCTACAGCAAAAAGGTTATCAGCGCGTTCGCATTGATGGCGAGATCTATGAGATCGATGAAACCCCTGAGCTGAATAAGAAGATCAAGCACGACATTGAGGTTGTGGTCGATCGCTTAGTGATCCGGGAGGATATGGGCAATCGGCTAGCCGATAGTGTTGAAACGGCGCTGGGTCTTTCTGATGGCCTAGTCTACGCCTTAGATGCTGATGATGGTGAGATCACTATCTTCTCAGCTAAGTTCGCCTGCCCCGTATCTGGCTTCACCATTGATGAGATTGAGCCACGGCTATTCTCGTTCAACAGCCCACATGGCGCCTGCCCAACCTGTGATGGCCTGGGTACCAAGCTCTATTTCGATCCGGAGCTGATTGTGCCTGATGACCGCCTGTCATTGCGTGAGGGTGCGATTGCGCCTTGGTCCGGATCATCATCCCAATACTACCAACAGACCCTGCAAAGCCTGGCCAAGCACTACAAGGTCAGCATGAACAAACCGTTCAGTGAGCTAAAAGACGCCGCTAAACAGGCAATCCTGTATGGCAGTGGCGAGGAAGAGATCACCTTCGAATATGACGACGGGCTACGCAGCTATAAGACGGCGAAGCCTTTTGAAGGCCTAATCCCGCATCTAGCCCGTCGCTACGCAGAAACCGATAGCAGCTGGACCCGGGATGATCTTGGCAAATACCAAAACACCTCGGCCTGTGAGGCCTGTAATGGCTACCGGCTGAAGCCAGAGGCCCTGGCGGTTAAAATTGACGGCGAGCATATCGGCCAGGTTACTGAGCGCTCAATCGCCCAGGCTGGTGAGTGGTTTGAGGCGCTGCCAGGAAAGCTGACGGATAAACAGAACAGCATCGCCGAGCGGATCCTAAAAGAGATCAATGAGCGGCTAGGCTTCCTGAATGCCGTTGGTCTTGGCTATCTGTCGCTGTCCCGTATGGCCGGCACCTTATCAGGTGGAGAGAGCCAACGGATCCGGCTTGCCAGCCAAATCGGCTCTGGCCTAACCGGTGTTCTCTATGTGCTGGATGAGCCGTCAATCGGCCTCCATCAGCGCGATAATGACCGGCTGTTAGCCACGCTCCGCCGCCTTCGCGACCTCGGCAATACGGTTATTGTGGTTGAGCATGATGAGGATGCCATCCGAACCGCCGATTACCTGGTCGATATGGGCCCGGGCGCGGGCGTCCATGGCGGCACAGTCGTCGCCGCCGGCAAGCCGCCTGTGATCATGCAGGCGCCAAACAGCCTCACCGGCCAATACCTAACGGGTAAGAAGGTGATCGAGGTGCCGCCCAAGCGCCGCAAGGCCAAGAAAGGCAAGGAACTTAAGGTTAAGAACGCCACCTCCAACAACCTGAAGGGTGTCGATGCCACAATCCCCTTAGGCACCCTCACCTGCGTCACTGGGGTATCCGGTGGCGGTAAATCCAGCCTCATCATCGACACGCTTTATAAGTCGCTTGCCCGCCGCTTAATGGGGGCCAAGGCACAGCCCGGCAAACATGACGAAATCCAGGGTGTGGAGCTGCTGGATAAGGTCATCGACATTGACCAATCACCCATTGGCCGAACCCCGCGTTCAAACCCGGCAACCTATACCGGGGCCTTCACCCCTATTCGGGACTGGTTCGCTGGCTTGCCAGAGGCCAAGGCCAGGGGCTATGGGCCAGGCCGCTTCTCCTTCAACGTGAAGGGCGGGCGTTGTGAGGCCTGCCAGGGCGACGGCGTCATCAAGATTGAGATGCACTTCCTGCCCGATGTCTATGTCACCTGCGACAGCTGTAACGGGCAACGCTACAACCGCGAAACCCTGGAAATTAAGTTTAAAGACAAGAACATAGCTGAAATCCTCGATATGACTGTCGAGGAAGGCGTTGAGTTCTTCAAGGCGGTTCCGGCGATTCGCGATAAGCTTGAGATGCTGGATCGGGTTGGATTGGGCTATGTGAAGATCGGTCAGCAGGCCATCACCCTCTCCGGTGGCGAGGCACAGCGCGTCAAACTAGCCAAAGAATTGGCCCGGCGGGCAACCGGCCGCACTCTCTATATTCTCGATGAGCCAACCACTGGCCTGCACTTCGAAGACGTGCGTAAGCTGTTGGAAGTTCTTCATACTTTGGTTGACCAAGGCAATACGGTACTGGTTATTGAGCACAATCTTGAGGTGATCAAAACCGCCGATTGGGTGATTGATTTGGGCCCAGAGGGTGGCGATGGCGGTGGCCAGATTGTGGCTAATGGGACCCCAGAAGATGTCGCGAAAACCGCTGGCAGCTACACGGGCGAGTATCTACGACCCTACCTAGAGCCAAAGGGCAAATCTGGCGGTGAGCAGAAGAAAACTGCGTAA
- the ssb gene encoding single-stranded DNA-binding protein — MAGSVNKVILVGNLGRDPEVRSMSSGGRVCNLSIATSENWKDKNSGERREKTEWHRVVLFNDALVGVAERFLRKGSKVYIEGQLETRKWQDQNGQEKYTTEVVLRPYRGELTMLDGRNEGGAGGGYGGGGYDAGAPAGGGMDQPAPEPAYAGGAGDLDDDIPF, encoded by the coding sequence ATGGCTGGTAGCGTCAATAAAGTTATTCTTGTCGGCAACTTAGGCCGTGATCCTGAGGTTCGATCAATGTCCAGTGGCGGCCGGGTTTGCAACCTGTCTATCGCGACGTCTGAGAACTGGAAGGACAAGAACTCCGGTGAGCGTCGGGAGAAAACGGAATGGCACCGCGTGGTTCTGTTTAATGATGCCCTGGTGGGGGTTGCTGAACGTTTCCTGCGTAAAGGCTCCAAGGTCTATATCGAAGGCCAGCTTGAGACCCGTAAATGGCAGGACCAAAACGGCCAAGAGAAGTACACGACCGAGGTGGTGCTGCGCCCTTATCGCGGTGAGCTGACCATGCTGGACGGCCGCAATGAAGGCGGTGCCGGCGGCGGCTATGGTGGCGGTGGCTATGATGCCGGTGCACCAGCGGGTGGTGGCATGGATCAACCAGCACCAGAGCCTGCTTATGCGGGTGGTGCTGGTGACCTCGATGATGACATCCCATTCTAA
- the gyrA gene encoding DNA gyrase subunit A, which translates to MSDPSGSDSDIAPVSIETELRRSYLDYAMSVIVSRALPDVRDGLKPVHRRILYAMKMGGYDSTKPFRKSARIVGDVMGQYHPHGDGAIYDAMVRMAQDFSMRLPLVDGQGNFGSMDGDPPAAMRYTEARLAQSGESLLTDIDKNTVDFQPNYDEQTEEPVVLPARYPNLLVNGAGGIAVGMATNIPTHNLGEVIEACIAYIEDPTISVEDLMELVPGPDFPTGGQILGKSGIYRAYSTGNGSLTVRSRTEIEEFGKDRQAIIVTEIPYQVNKSRLLERIAEVVNDKVVEGISDLRDESDRDGVRIVIELKRDSVAEVVLAQLFKYTPLQTSFGCNVLALHGGRPQTMTLRDIIGAFVDFREQVITRRTIFELGKARERAHSLIGLAVAIANLDEXIQLIREASDPQIARERMLAKDWPTADVAPLIKLVEADGGESVDAKFDTYKLSEAQAKAILDLRLHRLTGLERDKIAEDLGEVTDKIKDFLDILANRERVMGIMVEELSEIREKFGTPRRTELVDAEFEADIEDLIQREEMVVTVSHGGYIKRVPLSTYRAQRRGGKGRSGMSTKDEDFVSQLFVTSTHTPMLFFSSRGMVYKLKVYRLPQGTPQSRGKALVNLLPLHGGETITAMMPLPEDEETWGDWHVMFATSRGGIRRNLLSDFANIRANGLIAMKLDEGESLVSVQTCTPDQNVLLASNHGYCIRFAVEDVRVFSGRTSTGVRGIRLGDGDEVISMSILDHVEASADERAAYLKRANALRRAADDEEGDAEVEAAGDIDDAKFEEMAAAEEFLLTVSETGLGKRSSAYEYRVTGRGGKGIWNMSMTERVKAIAACFPVVDEQQIMLVTDGGQLIRMPISGIRIAGRSTKGVMLFRVSDDEKVVSVAVIDDEDDEEEGELEEGAEAAEAADGETADASPDAEAGDAEAGEGDAPAAEDES; encoded by the coding sequence GTGTCTGATCCTTCAGGTTCCGACTCGGATATCGCGCCAGTCTCAATTGAGACCGAGCTAAGGCGCTCTTATCTCGATTACGCGATGAGCGTTATCGTCAGCCGTGCGCTGCCGGACGTGCGCGACGGTCTGAAACCCGTGCACCGTCGTATCCTCTACGCAATGAAGATGGGCGGCTACGACAGCACCAAGCCATTCCGTAAGTCGGCGCGTATCGTTGGTGATGTTATGGGTCAGTACCACCCCCATGGTGATGGTGCGATCTATGATGCCATGGTGCGGATGGCGCAAGACTTCTCAATGCGCCTGCCACTGGTCGACGGCCAGGGTAACTTTGGCTCCATGGATGGCGATCCACCGGCGGCCATGCGTTACACCGAGGCGCGGCTCGCCCAATCCGGTGAGAGCCTGCTAACCGACATCGATAAGAATACCGTCGATTTCCAACCCAACTATGACGAGCAGACTGAAGAGCCGGTTGTCCTACCTGCGCGCTATCCAAACCTTTTGGTTAATGGTGCCGGGGGTATTGCGGTTGGTATGGCCACCAACATCCCGACCCACAATCTGGGTGAGGTGATTGAGGCCTGCATCGCCTATATCGAAGATCCGACGATTAGCGTTGAGGATCTGATGGAACTGGTACCGGGTCCGGACTTCCCAACCGGCGGCCAGATCCTCGGTAAATCCGGCATCTATCGCGCTTACAGCACGGGTAACGGCTCACTAACCGTACGTAGCCGGACGGAGATCGAGGAGTTCGGCAAGGATCGCCAGGCGATCATCGTTACCGAGATCCCTTATCAGGTGAACAAATCCCGTCTGCTCGAGCGGATTGCCGAGGTCGTTAATGACAAGGTGGTCGAGGGTATCTCTGACCTCCGGGATGAGAGTGACCGTGACGGTGTCCGCATCGTTATCGAGTTGAAGCGGGATTCTGTGGCTGAGGTCGTGCTCGCCCAGCTGTTTAAGTACACACCGCTGCAGACCAGCTTTGGCTGTAATGTCCTGGCGCTACATGGTGGCCGCCCGCAAACGATGACCCTGCGGGACATCATCGGCGCGTTCGTTGACTTCCGTGAGCAGGTGATCACCCGCCGGACGATTTTTGAGCTCGGCAAGGCACGGGAACGGGCGCACAGCTTAATCGGTTTGGCCGTTGCCATCGCTAATCTGGATGAGANGATCCAGCTGATCCGTGAGGCGTCAGACCCACAGATTGCGCGGGAGCGGATGCTTGCCAAGGACTGGCCAACCGCGGATGTGGCGCCATTGATCAAGCTTGTAGAGGCGGATGGCGGCGAGAGCGTTGATGCCAAGTTCGACACCTACAAACTGTCGGAAGCCCAAGCAAAAGCTATCCTGGACCTTCGCCTGCACCGTCTGACCGGGCTTGAGCGGGATAAGATCGCCGAGGATCTGGGTGAGGTTACCGATAAGATTAAGGACTTCCTCGACATCCTTGCCAATCGCGAACGCGTTATGGGGATCATGGTCGAGGAGCTATCCGAGATCCGTGAGAAGTTTGGCACCCCACGCCGAACTGAGTTGGTTGATGCCGAGTTTGAGGCGGATATTGAGGATCTCATCCAGCGTGAGGAGATGGTCGTGACCGTCTCCCATGGTGGCTATATCAAACGTGTGCCGCTCTCCACCTACCGGGCGCAGCGCCGGGGCGGTAAGGGCCGCTCAGGCATGTCGACGAAGGATGAGGATTTCGTTTCCCAGCTCTTTGTCACCTCTACCCACACGCCGATGCTGTTCTTCTCATCCCGTGGGATGGTCTACAAGCTCAAGGTCTATCGCCTGCCTCAGGGCACGCCGCAGTCGCGGGGTAAAGCGCTAGTAAACCTCCTACCGCTGCATGGTGGCGAGACGATTACCGCCATGATGCCATTGCCAGAGGATGAGGAAACCTGGGGCGATTGGCACGTGATGTTTGCCACGTCTCGCGGTGGCATCCGACGCAACCTGCTCTCTGACTTCGCCAACATCCGGGCCAATGGCCTGATCGCGATGAAGCTGGATGAGGGGGAAAGCCTGGTCTCGGTTCAGACCTGTACCCCCGATCAGAATGTGCTCTTGGCCAGTAACCATGGCTACTGCATCCGGTTTGCCGTCGAAGATGTTCGCGTGTTCAGTGGCCGAACCTCGACCGGTGTCCGTGGCATCCGACTGGGTGATGGGGATGAGGTTATCTCCATGTCCATCCTTGACCACGTTGAAGCCTCTGCTGATGAGCGGGCCGCGTATCTTAAGCGGGCCAATGCCTTGCGCCGTGCGGCGGATGACGAGGAAGGTGATGCCGAGGTTGAGGCCGCCGGCGACATCGATGACGCCAAGTTCGAGGAGATGGCAGCGGCTGAGGAATTCTTGCTGACGGTCAGTGAGACTGGCCTTGGTAAGCGCAGCTCAGCTTATGAGTATCGTGTGACCGGCCGTGGCGGTAAGGGCATTTGGAATATGTCCATGACCGAACGGGTCAAGGCCATTGCCGCCTGCTTCCCGGTCGTTGACGAGCAGCAGATCATGCTGGTTACCGATGGCGGTCAGCTTATCCGCATGCCGATCAGCGGTATCCGTATTGCCGGTCGTAGTACCAAGGGCGTCATGCTCTTCCGGGTCTCGGATGATGAGAAAGTCGTCTCCGTCGCCGTTATCGATGATGAGGATGACGAGGAAGAGGGCGAACTCGAGGAAGGGGCAGAGGCGGCAGAGGCGGCAGATGGCGAAACTGCTGATGCTTCCCCGGATGCAGAGGCCGGCGATGCTGAAGCAGGCGAGGGTGATGCGCCAGCGGCTGAGGATGAGAGCTAA